CGATAGCGGAAGCAATCGAGCGCGACGCGGACTGCCTCCTCGTCCACCACGGCCTCGCGTGGGGTGGCTTCGACCGCCTCACCGGCCTCCACTACGACCGGATCGAACCCCTCGTCGAACACGACGTGGCGCTCTACGTCTCACACCTCCCACTCGACGGCCACCAGGAACTCGGCAACGCCGCCGGCCTCGCGGACGTGTTGGGGCTGGGGAGCCGGGAGCCGTTCGGGGAGTACGGTCCCGAGTACGTCGGCACGCGAGGGACGGCGGAAGACACGTACGACGCGGACGACGTCGCGACCCTGTTGGACAAGGAACTCGACACCGAGACGCAGGTGCTCGATTTCGGTCCGAACGAAATCGAGGACGTGGGAATAATCACGGGGAGCGGCGTCGACTGGGTCGAAGCGGCGGCCGACGCGGGACTCGACGCCCTCGTGACGGGCGAGGGGAAACAGAAGGCCTACCACGAGGCCCGCGACCGGGGGATGAACGTCTTCCTCGCCGGTCACTACGCCACGGAGACGTTCGGCGTCCGGGCGCTTGGACGCCTCGCCGAGGAGTGGGGCATCGAGACGACATATATCGATCATCCAACAGGTATCTGAACGGATCTATCGGGTGACGGAGACGGTAGCCGACGGGGGACTCGACCGGGGAAACAGTTATGCTCGATCCAACCATCGAAGTTACATGTCGACGCGAACACCACGGGTCGCCGTGCTCGGCGGGGGGGTCGGCGGCCTGAGTGCCGCCCACGAACTCGCCGAGCGTGGCGTGGAGGTCACCGTCTACGAGGCACGGGAGCGACTGGGCGGGAAGGCCCGAAGCTTCCCCATCTCGACCCACGACGGCGGCACGGTTCAGGCCGAACACGGCTTCCGTTTTTTCCCCGGTTTCTACCGCAACCTGCGCGAGACGATGGATCGAATTCCGCGGCCCGAGGGCGGGACGGTGGCAGACAGCCTCGTCCACACGGACGAGACGCTGATCACGAGCACGAACGGCCCGGAGACGGTGTCGGAGACGCGGACCCCCCGGACGGTGGCGGAGTGGGCCGAGGCGTTCAAACCGACCATCGGCGGCGGCGAGCTGACTCCCTCGGAAACGAACTACTTCTTACGGCGTCTGTTGGTGTTGCTCACCAGCTGTCGGGCGCGTCGCGAACGCGAGCTCGACCGGGTGTCGTGGTGGGAGTTCGTCGACGCCGAAGCGCAGTCGCCGGCCTACCGCAAACACCTCGCGGAGAGCACACAGGCGCTGGTGGCGCTCCAGCCACAACGCGGTAGTGCCCGGACCATCGGCCAGATATACGTCCAGTTGATGCTGGATCAGATCGATCCCACCCGTCCCACCGAGGCGGTGCTCAACGGACCGACGAGCGACGTGTGGATCGACCCCTGGGTGGCGCATCTGGAGTCGCTGGGCGTCGACTTCCACACCGACACGCCGGTCACGAGCGTCGATTGCGACGGCGACGTCGTGACCGGCGTCGAACTCGCGGGGGACGAGCGCGCGACGGCCGACCACTACGTCGCCGCGCTCCCCGTGGAGGTGATGGCGTCGCTGGTGACGCCCGCACTCCGACAGGCGGCGCCGTCGCTCGCACACGTCGAGCGCCTCGACACCGCGTGGATGAACGGCATCCAGTTCTACCTCACCGAGGACGTGCCCCTCGCGCGCGGCCACCAAGCCTACACCGACTCGCCGTGGGCGCTGACCGCCATCTCCCAGCGGCAGTTCTGGGACGAGGGACCCTTCGACGTGGGCGCCGACAACGACGACGCCGTCCAGGGCGTGCTCTCCGTCATCGTCTCCGACTGGGAGACGCCGGGCGTCGTCTACGACAAACCCGCCCGCGAGTGCAGTCGCGAGGAGATCAAAACGGAGGTGTGGCACCAGCTCGCGGCGCACCTGAACCGCGACGCCGAACGCCTCTCCGAGGACGCCCTCTACGACTGGGTGCTCGACCCGGCGATCGTCGAGGACGGGGGCCGGATGGCGAACGCCGAACCCCTCCTGATCAACACGGTCGATTCCCTGCGCTACCGACCCCGGGCGGTGACCGAGGCGCCGAACCTCGTCCTCGCCGCCGACTACGTGCGCACCGAGACTGATCTCGCGACGATGGAGAGCGCGAACGAGGCGGCCCGCCGAGCGGTCCGGGGTATCATCGACCGGACGGGCGTCGACGCCGATCCACCCACCGTGTGGGACCTCGACGAACCCCGGCTGTTCGACCCGGCGAAACGACAGGACGAGGTGGCGTTCAAGCTCGGCCTGCCGCATCCGGGCGAGGCCGAGCGCGGCCTGCGGAAGGCGGTGCGGGGGCTGTGGGGGTGACCGACGCGGCCGTCAGCGACGCGGTGTACGGCTCGCTGACCGCCGAGTTCGCGACGGCGAAGGGTGATCGGCCGATGACGGTGCCGCTGACGCCGTTCTACGATCCGACACGCGAGGTGGTCGTCGCGACGGCCGCACCCGCGTTCGCGGGCAAGGCCGAGCGCGCGGCGGCGAACCCGCGCGTGTCGCTCCTGTTGCACGGTGACGACGGACGGCTCCACCTCACCGGCCGAGCGGCGGTCCGAGACGGCGACCCCGAGGCGAACGCCGCCGTCGTCGAGCGACTCCTGCGGGACGAGCCGCCGTCGCCGAAGCGGGCGGCGATGACCGCCGCCGCCGACTTCCTCGACACTCGGCTCGGTCTCCTGACCCTCGACTGGTACGGACTGCGGATCCTGATCGAGATCGAGCCGACGGGGGTCGAGCGGTGCCCGGTCGACGACGTCGGGGCGACGGTGCCGGCGTGGCCCGCGGGCGACGTGGACGCGGGCGAGGCGGCGACGTACGACCGCGCGGTGGCGACGCTGGTCCAGGACGGCTGGCCCCGGAGTTGGCCGCTGGCGACCCCGACCGTCCGGGACGGTCGGCTCCGACTCTCGCCACCGCCGGGCGTCTCGCCCGCGGACGGACAGCCGGCCTGTGTCCTCCTCCACTGGCACGACGACGACCTCTCCAGCCTCGAACAGCGGGTCGTTCGGGGCCGGTGCCGGATCGAGGGCGGCGACGCCTGGTTCGACCCCGCGAGTTCCGTCCACCTCCGGAATCGGAGCGTTCGGGACCGACTCCGGTTCGTCGTCGACGGGAAGCGCCGGACGCGGACGTACTTCGCCGAGCGAGGGGAGCGCTACAGCCCGTGGCCCGGCCTGCGAACGCTCGTGGAGTGGTGATCGGCACGCGTCACGGAACGAATCGCGTCGTTGAAATCGCTGGGACGCCCAGGGCCGCCAATGACCGACGACGACGCGGACGGAACCGATCACCGGGAGGAGTTCCACGAGGATCCGCTCGGCCACGCCGACGTGTGGGCGGGCATGAGCGTCGGTGACCTCGCCGACGAGTACGCCAAGGCGGGAATCGGCGCGGCGAAGATGGGCCGCGCCGTCGACGTGTACGCCGAGATGCTGGCCCGCGAGGACGTGACCAACTTCTTCGGCCTCGCCGGCGCGATGGTGCCCGGCGGGATGCGCTCGGTGGTGACGGAGCTGATCCGCGACGGCCACATCGACGCCCTCGTGACGACGGGCGCGAACCTCACCCACGACGCCATCGAGGCGGTCGGCGGCAAACACCACCACGGCCGGACGGCCGAGGCGGGCCACGAACGCGACCACGACGAACGACTCCGCGACGAAGGGGTGGATCGCATCTACAACGTCTACCTCCCGCAGGAACATTTCACGCTGTTCGAGGGGCACCTCCGTGACCGGGTGTTCCCCGAGTTCGACGGCGTCGTCGCCACCAGCGAGTTCACAGGGGTGCTGGGACGGGCCAATCTGGAGGCCAACGAGGCAAACGGCGTCGACGAGGACGCCGGCATCGCCGCCGCCGCGTACGAGAACGACGTGCCCGTCTTCGTCCCCGCGATTCAGGACTCCGTGCTCGGCATCCAGGCGTGGATGCACTCGCAGGTGTCGTCGTTCACGCTCGACGCGCTCGCGGACCTGACGAACATCACCGACGTCGCCTTCGACGCCGAGAAGGCCGGCGCCACCGTCGTCGGCGGCGGCGTCCCCAAGAACTTCGTCCTCCAGACGATGCTCACGGTGCCGGAGGCGTACGACTACGGTGTCCAGCTCACGACGGACCCCGCCTCGACCGGCGGCCTCTCGGGGGCGACCCTCGACGAGGCGCGGTCGTGGGGGAAGCTGGAGAAGTCGGCGAAAAACGTCACCGTCCTCGGGGACGCGACGATCACCCTCCCGCTTCTCGTCGCCGCCGCGCGCGACCGGATCGACGATAGTAGCGATTGAAAGTCAGTGCACAGTCGATCGCAGCGCGGCGGACGATCGGCCGTCAAACAGTTTCAATCGCTACTACAGCGCGTCCGCGACCCGCTCCAGCGCGGCCAGTCCCTGTGACTCGCCGGGGAGTTCGGGTACGCACCGCACGGGGAGGTCGAACGTCTCGTCCACGGCCGCGAGGCGGTCGGCGTGGCGCGCCGCGTCGCGCCGACACCGATCGCAGTCGCAGTCGTCCGGGTTCGTGAACACCCGGTTCACGACGACCGAGTCGACCGGCACCCCGGCCTCGCGCAGGCGCGCGACGAGGCGTTCGCTCTCCGCGATGGCCATGCGTTCGGGCGTACAGACGACCCGAAACCCGGTCCGCTCGGGGTCGCGCAGGATCGCCCCGACCGCCTCGATGCGGTCGTGAAGCGCCGCCACGGCGTCGCCGTCGTCGCCGCCGCCCCAGTAGGCCGCGGGACCGAGCACCATGCTCCGGGCGGCGCGGGCAGTCCGTCGCACCCGTCGTTGCACGTCGCCGGCGACGCCCAGCGTCTCGGCGAGCACGTCCGGTAGATCGAGCAGTCGCAGGGTGTGCCCCGTCGGCGCCGTGTCGAAGACGACGGCGTCGTAGTCCGCGTCGGCGTAGCGGGCGACGTACTCCAGCGCCGCCACCTCGTCGCCGCCGGGGATCAGTCCGGCTTCGAACAGCCGTTCCAGGTCGGCGTCGTCGAGGCGAATCCCCGCCGACCGGAACTCGGCGACCAGCGCCTCGACGACGCCGCGATACGCCTCTTGGCCCGTCTCGGGGTCGACTTCCACCGCCGCGAGCGAGTCGCGGATTTCGGTGGGATCGGGGCCCAACTCGCGTTCGAACGCGTCCCCCAGCGAGTGGGCGGGGTCCGTGGAGACGACGAGCGTCCGCGCGCCGGACCGGGAGCGGGCGAGCGCGTGGGCCGCCGCACAGGTCGTCTTCCCGACGCCGCCTTTCCCCCCGTAGAGGACGATGCTGGTGTCCGTCTCGGTCATCGACGCCTGCTACGCGTCGGAGCGACACAAAGCCGCGGGTCGGGGGACATTTGAGCCTGCGGGGCGGAGCGTCGAACGGCCGATGACGAGCGCACCGCTCCGAGTCGGGGTGGCACCCGACGGTGACGAGCCCTATGAGTGCCGAGGCCCGTTCCACGGCGACCGAACCCGTCTTGTCGCGCGCGACGTATCGGACGGTGTGAATCGAACGTGTCCGAACTGCGGGACGGACCTCGTCGCCTTCGGTGCCCTGCCCGACGACGTCAGGGAACGGCTCGAAGCCGACCCGAAGCGACAGCGACAGTCCGTCGCGCACCGCCGCGAGCGCCACACCGCCTGTCCCGACTGCAAGTTGGAGATTCACGGCTGTGGACAGCCGTACGCGGTGCCCGAGCGCGCGACGGAGTAGACGGGGCGCCCCCCTACGGCGGCGTCGTCCCCTCGACGGCCCGCTCCAGCCGATCCAGAAACGCCGGATCGTACCCCTCGTCGACGTGGGCGACGTTCCACAGGCCCGACGCCCGAATCTTCCGGCTCCGGCTGTGCCGGCCCAGCCAGTCGTCGGCGCGGGGGTCGACCGTCGACCGCTCGAAATTGCTCAGGAGCGCGATGGCGTTTCGCTCGACGAACGCCCGGTCGCTGTCGGGGCCCGGTTCGTCGTCGAGGTCGATCCAGAGGAAGGGCTGCTCGCGGACGTAGGTGCTCACGCGCCGTTCGAGGGGGTACTCCTCGTCGCGGACGGCGCCGCGGTCGCCGTCGACCCCCGACCACCGCGTCCCCCAGTCGGGGTAGTCGTCGTGGAGGGCGTGTCGCTCGATGATCGCCTCGCCGACGCGCTCGCGGTAGACGGAGCCGCGGTGGTTGCCGCCGTGAGGGTGGGCCGAACTCCCCGCTCCGGTTCCGTAGTGTCCCTTCAGCCGATCCCAGAGCGACGTGCCGCTGCCGGCGGAGACGGCGTGGGTGCCGACGCGGGTGACACGGTGCTGGTCGGGCGAGCGCGTCTCGCCCGGCGCGAAGAAGACGTAGACGCCGCGGTCGGGCCAGTCCATGTAGCCGGTACAGTCCTTGAGCTTCCGCGCGCCGCCGACGCGGTCGGCGAGGTCGGCGAGCAGGGCGTAGAGACGGTCGAGGTCGGCGCGGCGTCGGCGGACCATCGTCCGGGGTGTCGGGAGCGTGGCCAAAGGTCCTGACGCTCGATCCGAGGGTCTACGTAGGTCGGCGACGGACGCTATCGCATGACGGCCGCGTC
This window of the Haloplanus rubicundus genome carries:
- a CDS encoding Nif3-like dinuclear metal center hexameric protein, whose protein sequence is MRRQTFVSRLDDRLRTDDYADVDASANGLQVGRAEGTVERVALAVDAAEATIAEAIERDADCLLVHHGLAWGGFDRLTGLHYDRIEPLVEHDVALYVSHLPLDGHQELGNAAGLADVLGLGSREPFGEYGPEYVGTRGTAEDTYDADDVATLLDKELDTETQVLDFGPNEIEDVGIITGSGVDWVEAAADAGLDALVTGEGKQKAYHEARDRGMNVFLAGHYATETFGVRALGRLAEEWGIETTYIDHPTGI
- a CDS encoding hydroxysqualene dehydroxylase; the encoded protein is MSTRTPRVAVLGGGVGGLSAAHELAERGVEVTVYEARERLGGKARSFPISTHDGGTVQAEHGFRFFPGFYRNLRETMDRIPRPEGGTVADSLVHTDETLITSTNGPETVSETRTPRTVAEWAEAFKPTIGGGELTPSETNYFLRRLLVLLTSCRARRERELDRVSWWEFVDAEAQSPAYRKHLAESTQALVALQPQRGSARTIGQIYVQLMLDQIDPTRPTEAVLNGPTSDVWIDPWVAHLESLGVDFHTDTPVTSVDCDGDVVTGVELAGDERATADHYVAALPVEVMASLVTPALRQAAPSLAHVERLDTAWMNGIQFYLTEDVPLARGHQAYTDSPWALTAISQRQFWDEGPFDVGADNDDAVQGVLSVIVSDWETPGVVYDKPARECSREEIKTEVWHQLAAHLNRDAERLSEDALYDWVLDPAIVEDGGRMANAEPLLINTVDSLRYRPRAVTEAPNLVLAADYVRTETDLATMESANEAARRAVRGIIDRTGVDADPPTVWDLDEPRLFDPAKRQDEVAFKLGLPHPGEAERGLRKAVRGLWG
- a CDS encoding ArsA family ATPase, whose protein sequence is MTETDTSIVLYGGKGGVGKTTCAAAHALARSRSGARTLVVSTDPAHSLGDAFERELGPDPTEIRDSLAAVEVDPETGQEAYRGVVEALVAEFRSAGIRLDDADLERLFEAGLIPGGDEVAALEYVARYADADYDAVVFDTAPTGHTLRLLDLPDVLAETLGVAGDVQRRVRRTARAARSMVLGPAAYWGGGDDGDAVAALHDRIEAVGAILRDPERTGFRVVCTPERMAIAESERLVARLREAGVPVDSVVVNRVFTNPDDCDCDRCRRDAARHADRLAAVDETFDLPVRCVPELPGESQGLAALERVADAL
- a CDS encoding pyridoxamine 5'-phosphate oxidase family protein, with protein sequence MGVTDAAVSDAVYGSLTAEFATAKGDRPMTVPLTPFYDPTREVVVATAAPAFAGKAERAAANPRVSLLLHGDDGRLHLTGRAAVRDGDPEANAAVVERLLRDEPPSPKRAAMTAAADFLDTRLGLLTLDWYGLRILIEIEPTGVERCPVDDVGATVPAWPAGDVDAGEAATYDRAVATLVQDGWPRSWPLATPTVRDGRLRLSPPPGVSPADGQPACVLLHWHDDDLSSLEQRVVRGRCRIEGGDAWFDPASSVHLRNRSVRDRLRFVVDGKRRTRTYFAERGERYSPWPGLRTLVEW
- a CDS encoding deoxyhypusine synthase; translated protein: MTDDDADGTDHREEFHEDPLGHADVWAGMSVGDLADEYAKAGIGAAKMGRAVDVYAEMLAREDVTNFFGLAGAMVPGGMRSVVTELIRDGHIDALVTTGANLTHDAIEAVGGKHHHGRTAEAGHERDHDERLRDEGVDRIYNVYLPQEHFTLFEGHLRDRVFPEFDGVVATSEFTGVLGRANLEANEANGVDEDAGIAAAAYENDVPVFVPAIQDSVLGIQAWMHSQVSSFTLDALADLTNITDVAFDAEKAGATVVGGGVPKNFVLQTMLTVPEAYDYGVQLTTDPASTGGLSGATLDEARSWGKLEKSAKNVTVLGDATITLPLLVAAARDRIDDSSD